The following proteins come from a genomic window of Asterias amurensis chromosome 15, ASM3211899v1:
- the LOC139948210 gene encoding serine/threonine-protein kinase Kist-like isoform X2 has product MEKHTPELFLDLSEGAVLSFMGQSWRIIRCRGMGRCAKVYHAVSSEGGAQLAIKAFRREEKYRLVFIKEIRNLDAVYMNRHIASVLGSFTHKGHPCLLFELLEFNLKELHLKNAAVVETTNPNYLSLYLVQRLLEDIMKCLQHVHARGWVHADLKPANVMWCAQEGCWKVIDFGHSFQEGHQDFSQIQSFCYQSPEAKTWNAFILQHSNAPRGRKLSDKPQSCTSAVDIWSVGCIVAGAFTGIKLYEQGDVVPGGCQQCRKDCETLKCECEPLIEAIINQRPIDNHIPKINDIVTDLRDLLIQMLQCTFEDRPTASACLQHSFFTHKLKPSYKDLLLLPTRILQLDNVTNDQEKGGTTGDYTDIIDDLREECEKFGIVRKIVLPKEEENKNKAFVEFEDALDCENAQRGLVGRQFDGKPLLATFYPIDDYRSQILGTAGGC; this is encoded by the exons ATGGAAAAACACACTCCAGAGCTTTTCCTTGATCTAAGCGAGGGTGCTGTTCTCTCGTTTATGGGCCAATCCTGGAGAATTATCAGGTGTCGTGGGATGGGTCGCTGCGCTAAGGTTTACCATGCAGTGTCAAGTGAGGGCGGTGCACAGCTAGCTATTAAGGCTTTCCGAAGAGAAGAGAAGTATCGCCTGGTATTTATAAAAGAGATCAGAAACTTGGATGCTGTTTACATGAATAGGCACATCG CATCTGTTCTTGGAAGTTTCACCCACAAAGGCCATCCCTGTCTTCTGTTTGAACTCCTAGAATTCAACCTGAAAGAACTCCACCTAAAGAATGCGGCAGTTGTAGAGACGACTAACCCCAACTACCTGTCTCTCTATCTAGTACAGAGGCTTTTAGAAGACATCATGAAATGCTTACAGCATGTCCACGCTAGAGGATGGGTCCATGCTGATCTCAAACCAGCTAATGTTATGTGGTGTGCCCAAGAGGGCTGCTGGAAAGTTATTGACTTCGGACACAGCTTCCAAGAAGGCCATCAG GACTTCAGCCAGATTCAGAGTTTCTGCTACCAGTCTCCTGAAGCCAAGACATGGAATGCCTTTATCTTACAGCACAGCAATGCACCAAGGGGGCGTAAACTCAGTGATAAGCCCCAATCCTGTACCTCGGCTGTAGATATTTGGAGTGTGGGGTGTATTGTTGCAGGAGCCTTCACCGGTATCAAGCTGTATGAGCAAGGTGATGTTGTGCCGGGTGGTTGCCAGCAATGCCGG AAAGACTGTGAGACGCTTAAATGTGAGTGTGAGCCACTGATAGAAGCTATTATAAACCAACGACCAATTGACAATCACATTCCTAAGATCAATGACATCGTGACTGACCTGCGTGATCTTCTTATTCA GATGCTTCAGTGTACATTTGAGGATCGACCTACTGCATCAGCCTGTCTCCAACATTCCTTCTTCACTCATAAACTGAAGCCAAGCTACAAGGATTTATTACTCTTGCCTACACGCATTCTACAACTAGACAATGTGACAAATGACCAAGAGAAAGGTGGTACAACTGGTGACTATACAG ATATTATTGATGACTTGCGAGAAGAATGTGAGAAGTTTGGAATAGTTCGGAAGATTGTATTGCCCAAAGAAGAAGAGAACAAAAATAAG GCCTTTGTTGAATTTGAAGATGCATTGGATTGTGAGAATGCCCAGAGAGGACTAGTTGGTCGGCAGTTTGATGGCAAACCTCTTCTGGCTACATTCTACCCCATTGACGACTATCGATCTCAGATTCTAGGCACGGCAGGTGGGTGTTGA
- the LOC139948210 gene encoding serine/threonine-protein kinase Kist-like isoform X1, whose amino-acid sequence MEKHTPELFLDLSEGAVLSFMGQSWRIIRCRGMGRCAKVYHAVSSEGGAQLAIKAFRREEKYRLVFIKEIRNLDAVYMNRHIASVLGSFTHKGHPCLLFELLEFNLKELHLKNAAVVETTNPNYLSLYLVQRLLEDIMKCLQHVHARGWVHADLKPANVMWCAQEGCWKVIDFGHSFQEGHQDFSQIQSFCYQSPEAKTWNAFILQHSNAPRGRKLSDKPQSCTSAVDIWSVGCIVAGAFTGIKLYEQGDVVPGGCQQCRQKDCETLKCECEPLIEAIINQRPIDNHIPKINDIVTDLRDLLIQMLQCTFEDRPTASACLQHSFFTHKLKPSYKDLLLLPTRILQLDNVTNDQEKGGTTGDYTDIIDDLREECEKFGIVRKIVLPKEEENKNKAFVEFEDALDCENAQRGLVGRQFDGKPLLATFYPIDDYRSQILGTAGGC is encoded by the exons ATGGAAAAACACACTCCAGAGCTTTTCCTTGATCTAAGCGAGGGTGCTGTTCTCTCGTTTATGGGCCAATCCTGGAGAATTATCAGGTGTCGTGGGATGGGTCGCTGCGCTAAGGTTTACCATGCAGTGTCAAGTGAGGGCGGTGCACAGCTAGCTATTAAGGCTTTCCGAAGAGAAGAGAAGTATCGCCTGGTATTTATAAAAGAGATCAGAAACTTGGATGCTGTTTACATGAATAGGCACATCG CATCTGTTCTTGGAAGTTTCACCCACAAAGGCCATCCCTGTCTTCTGTTTGAACTCCTAGAATTCAACCTGAAAGAACTCCACCTAAAGAATGCGGCAGTTGTAGAGACGACTAACCCCAACTACCTGTCTCTCTATCTAGTACAGAGGCTTTTAGAAGACATCATGAAATGCTTACAGCATGTCCACGCTAGAGGATGGGTCCATGCTGATCTCAAACCAGCTAATGTTATGTGGTGTGCCCAAGAGGGCTGCTGGAAAGTTATTGACTTCGGACACAGCTTCCAAGAAGGCCATCAG GACTTCAGCCAGATTCAGAGTTTCTGCTACCAGTCTCCTGAAGCCAAGACATGGAATGCCTTTATCTTACAGCACAGCAATGCACCAAGGGGGCGTAAACTCAGTGATAAGCCCCAATCCTGTACCTCGGCTGTAGATATTTGGAGTGTGGGGTGTATTGTTGCAGGAGCCTTCACCGGTATCAAGCTGTATGAGCAAGGTGATGTTGTGCCGGGTGGTTGCCAGCAATGCCGG CAGAAAGACTGTGAGACGCTTAAATGTGAGTGTGAGCCACTGATAGAAGCTATTATAAACCAACGACCAATTGACAATCACATTCCTAAGATCAATGACATCGTGACTGACCTGCGTGATCTTCTTATTCA GATGCTTCAGTGTACATTTGAGGATCGACCTACTGCATCAGCCTGTCTCCAACATTCCTTCTTCACTCATAAACTGAAGCCAAGCTACAAGGATTTATTACTCTTGCCTACACGCATTCTACAACTAGACAATGTGACAAATGACCAAGAGAAAGGTGGTACAACTGGTGACTATACAG ATATTATTGATGACTTGCGAGAAGAATGTGAGAAGTTTGGAATAGTTCGGAAGATTGTATTGCCCAAAGAAGAAGAGAACAAAAATAAG GCCTTTGTTGAATTTGAAGATGCATTGGATTGTGAGAATGCCCAGAGAGGACTAGTTGGTCGGCAGTTTGATGGCAAACCTCTTCTGGCTACATTCTACCCCATTGACGACTATCGATCTCAGATTCTAGGCACGGCAGGTGGGTGTTGA
- the LOC139948213 gene encoding iron-sulfur cluster assembly 1 homolog, mitochondrial-like: protein MMSAVAGGLGRATVRAVKGRKRLIPQRAALVLTQAAVEKIRGIVSEKPEVNGLRVGVKTRGCNGLTYTLDYATEKGKFDEEVIQDGVRVFVDSKAQLSLLGTEMDYVQNKLSSEFVFNNPNVKGTCGCGESFNV from the exons ATGATGTCAGCAGTGGCAGGTGGACTCGGTAGAGCTACGGTCCGAGCCGTGAAAGGCAGGAAACGTCTTATTCCACAGAGGGCAGCTTTGGTTTTG ACACAGGCAGCAGTTGAGAAGATCCGAGGAATAGTGAGTGAGAAACCGGAGGTTAATGGGTTACGTGTTGGTGTTAAGACCAGGGGCTGTAATGGTCTGACCTATACATTGGATTACGCCACAGAAAAAGGCAAATTTGATGAGGAGGTGATTCAGGATG gGGTGAGGGTCTTCGTTGACTCCAAAGCTCAGCTTTCACTCTTAGGTACAGAAATGGACTATGTGCAAAATAAACTGAGTAGCgagtttgtttttaacaatccCAACGTCAAAGGCACATGTGGATGTGGAGAAAGCTTCAATGTCTAG